From Watersipora subatra chromosome 2, tzWatSuba1.1, whole genome shotgun sequence, one genomic window encodes:
- the LOC137388898 gene encoding coiled-coil domain-containing protein 12-like, translated as MSTVGSLEIEAKKRKQRLLALRAKKEGKTVEELTENEKNDPSLPKPIFRSYKPTDENLKENAIENPQPIEVSEKVKDQLASGKPEPILDEVDLASLAPRKPDWDLRRDVSKKLEKLERRTQRAIAELIRERLQGDESKDGDLLARAVNAAGKQKSDED; from the exons ATGTCAACGGTGGGTTCACTAGAAATcgaagctaaaaaacgaaaacaGCGGTTACTCGCTCTCCGTGCCAAAAAAGAAGGAAAAACAGTAGAAGAGCTCACAGAAAATGAAAAGAATGACCCTTCACTACCAAA gCCAATATTTAGAAGCTACAAACCAACTgatgaaaatttaaaagaaaacgCAATTGAAAATCCACAACCAATTGAAG TGAGTGAAAAGGTCAAGGACCAACTGGCCTCAGGAAAGCCTGAGCCAATACTGGATGAAGTTGACCTAGCCTCCCTTGCGCCACGGAAACCAGACTGGGACCTGCGACGAGACGTGTCAAAGAAATTGGAGAAACTGGAGAGGCGAACTCAGCGGGCCATCGCTGAGTTGATCC GAGAAAGGCTGCAGGGAGATGAGAGTAAAGATGGAGACCTGCTAGCTCGAGCGGTCAATGCTGCTGGTAAACAGAAATCTGATGAAGACTGA